A stretch of Carnobacterium iners DNA encodes these proteins:
- a CDS encoding alpha/beta hydrolase produces the protein MAKQILPQPFFFEKGPKAVLLMHAYTGSPNDVRMMGRALEKENYTVYAPMFKGHGTLDPEDILTATTADWIQDAKDALQFLAGKGYQYVAVFGLSLGGVIATKMMTSESILASGTFSSPTINDEESNLRPAFLRYVRHVKKQAGQTNEGIDSRMVLVEEKLNQQLAEISEMVSEMQPAYQEIIKPIFIAQSGQDELINPQIAVQFKEKLIHAKIDFKWYENSTHVITVGVDRRELEKDVLFFLSDLNWNGE, from the coding sequence ATGGCCAAACAAATACTGCCGCAACCGTTTTTTTTTGAAAAAGGGCCTAAAGCAGTTTTATTGATGCATGCTTATACAGGTAGTCCAAATGATGTTAGAATGATGGGGCGCGCTTTAGAAAAAGAAAACTATACAGTATATGCACCGATGTTTAAAGGACATGGTACACTTGATCCAGAAGATATCTTGACAGCGACTACTGCAGACTGGATTCAAGATGCAAAAGATGCCTTACAATTTTTAGCTGGAAAAGGATACCAATACGTTGCAGTCTTTGGTCTATCATTAGGTGGGGTCATAGCAACCAAGATGATGACATCAGAATCTATTTTAGCGAGTGGAACATTTAGTTCGCCAACAATAAATGATGAAGAAAGCAATTTGAGACCAGCTTTTTTACGATATGTTAGGCATGTGAAAAAGCAAGCGGGACAAACAAACGAAGGTATAGACTCTCGGATGGTGTTAGTTGAAGAAAAGCTTAATCAACAATTAGCTGAAATTTCTGAAATGGTTTCTGAGATGCAACCAGCTTATCAAGAAATAATAAAGCCTATATTTATTGCTCAGTCTGGCCAAGATGAATTAATCAACCCGCAAATAGCGGTGCAATTTAAAGAAAAACTGATACATGCAAAAATAGATTTTAAATGGTATGAAAATAGTACACATGTCATCACAGTAGGTGTAGACAGAAGAGAGTTAGAAAAGGATGTATTATTTTTCCTATCTGATTTAAATTGGAATGGAGAGTAA
- a CDS encoding metal ABC transporter substrate-binding protein encodes MKKIKLILALLTLVVFIAACGNDEAVESGKLQVVATNSILADMIKNVAGDNIELHSIVPVGTDPHQYEVLPADIEKSTDSDVIFYNGLNLETGGDGWFVNLMETSKKIEGEDYFSTSEGVQPMFLTSAGQESEQDPHAWLDISNGIQYVKNITEVLMEKDPDNKADYQNNSDAYIEKLTALDTKAKKEFEDIPEDQKLLVTSEGAFKYFSAAYGVTGDYIWEINTDSQGTPEQMSTIIDTIRESKVPSLFVETSVDNRSMQSVSKETGVPIYETLFTDSVAKEGENGDSYYDMMEWNLTKIHEGLNK; translated from the coding sequence ATGAAAAAAATAAAATTAATTTTAGCTTTATTAACGTTGGTAGTTTTCATAGCAGCTTGTGGAAATGACGAAGCAGTAGAAAGTGGCAAACTACAAGTTGTCGCGACAAACTCTATCTTAGCGGATATGATTAAAAATGTAGCAGGCGATAATATTGAGTTACACAGTATTGTTCCAGTCGGTACAGACCCCCATCAGTACGAAGTACTTCCTGCAGATATTGAAAAATCAACAGATTCAGACGTTATTTTTTATAATGGTTTGAACTTGGAAACTGGTGGAGATGGCTGGTTTGTTAACTTGATGGAAACGTCTAAGAAAATTGAAGGAGAAGATTATTTTTCTACAAGCGAAGGAGTTCAGCCAATGTTTCTAACTTCTGCGGGGCAAGAATCTGAACAAGATCCTCATGCGTGGTTAGATATTAGTAACGGCATTCAGTACGTTAAAAATATTACTGAAGTTTTGATGGAAAAAGATCCAGATAATAAAGCAGACTATCAAAACAATTCAGATGCCTATATTGAAAAATTAACAGCATTAGATACTAAAGCAAAAAAAGAATTTGAAGATATCCCTGAAGATCAAAAATTATTGGTTACTAGTGAAGGTGCCTTTAAGTACTTCTCAGCCGCTTATGGGGTGACTGGTGATTATATCTGGGAAATCAATACAGATAGCCAAGGAACACCAGAACAAATGAGTACAATCATTGATACTATTAGAGAGAGCAAGGTCCCATCATTATTTGTAGAAACAAGTGTTGATAACCGGAGCATGCAAAGTGTTTCAAAAGAAACAGGAGTTCCAATTTATGAAACGCTTTTTACTGATTCCGTTGCAAAAGAAGGAGAAAATGGAGACAGTTACTATGATATGATGGAATGGAATCTAACAAAAATTCACGAAGGTCTAAATAAATAA
- a CDS encoding metal ABC transporter permease, giving the protein MIANFIEGLTKYQFLQNALFTSIVIGVVSGVIGCFIILRGMSLMGDAISHAVLPGVAVSYIVGVNYFIGATVFGLFAAVMIALVTQHSKLKSDTAIGIVFSSFFAAGIIAISFAKSSTDLYHILFGNVLAITQSDMIITVIIAIIVILFVIVFYKELLVSSFDPVMSQAYGLKTQVIHYTLMLLLTLVAVSALQTVGTILVVAMLITPAATAYLLSNRLSVMILIASTIGVISSVVGLFLSYSYNLASGAAIVLTTTIFFIIAFLFSPKQNLLIKRRKAIK; this is encoded by the coding sequence ATGATTGCTAACTTTATAGAAGGCTTAACAAAGTATCAATTTTTACAAAATGCGTTATTTACGTCAATCGTTATTGGAGTCGTATCAGGAGTGATTGGGTGCTTCATCATTTTAAGAGGGATGTCATTAATGGGGGATGCGATATCACATGCGGTCCTTCCTGGTGTAGCTGTTTCATATATTGTAGGAGTAAACTACTTTATTGGAGCAACGGTATTCGGTTTATTTGCGGCAGTAATGATTGCCTTAGTTACTCAGCACAGTAAATTAAAAAGCGATACCGCTATCGGAATTGTCTTCAGTTCCTTTTTTGCAGCCGGTATTATTGCGATTTCTTTTGCAAAAAGTTCAACCGATTTATACCATATTTTATTCGGTAACGTCTTAGCTATAACACAAAGCGATATGATTATTACTGTGATTATTGCTATCATTGTTATTTTATTTGTGATTGTTTTTTATAAAGAACTACTTGTTAGTTCGTTTGACCCAGTGATGTCACAAGCTTATGGATTGAAAACGCAAGTTATCCATTACACATTAATGCTATTACTTACACTAGTAGCTGTTTCAGCTTTACAGACAGTTGGTACTATTTTAGTGGTAGCGATGTTAATTACACCTGCAGCAACAGCTTATTTATTATCAAATAGACTATCTGTTATGATTTTAATTGCTTCTACAATCGGTGTAATCAGTTCGGTTGTTGGCCTATTCTTAAGCTATTCATATAATTTAGCTTCAGGTGCTGCGATCGTCTTGACAACAACTATATTCTTTATTATTGCATTCTTATTTTCACCAAAACAAAATTTACTTATTAAGAGAAGGAAGGCTATAAAATGA
- a CDS encoding metal ABC transporter ATP-binding protein, whose product MIELKNLTVTYQDEPALSDVSLTIREKAITGIIGPNGAGKSTLIKGMMDLVKKNSGVTTVNNQPLNNVRKNIAYVEQRNTIDLTFPIKVSETVLLGTFPKLGLFHRPKEKEKQKVIESLKQVKMEEFGNRQIGELSGGQLQRVFIARALAQEADIIFLDEPFVGIDMNSEKVIIDLLKKLRDEGKTIVVVHHDLSKVTTYFDDLIILNQELISYGPISKSFTTANIKAAYGDSMGDLMIKGVND is encoded by the coding sequence ATGATTGAATTAAAAAATTTAACCGTTACTTACCAAGATGAACCAGCACTTTCTGACGTATCGCTCACAATTAGAGAAAAAGCTATAACTGGAATCATCGGACCTAATGGAGCCGGAAAATCAACACTAATTAAAGGCATGATGGATTTAGTTAAAAAAAATTCTGGTGTGACAACCGTGAATAATCAACCTTTAAATAATGTGAGGAAAAACATTGCATATGTGGAACAAAGAAATACCATTGATTTAACTTTTCCTATAAAAGTAAGTGAAACAGTTTTATTAGGAACATTTCCTAAACTTGGTCTTTTTCATCGTCCGAAAGAAAAAGAAAAGCAAAAAGTAATAGAAAGTCTTAAGCAAGTTAAAATGGAAGAATTTGGAAATCGTCAAATTGGTGAACTATCTGGTGGACAATTGCAACGGGTCTTTATTGCACGTGCTCTAGCTCAAGAAGCTGATATTATTTTTTTAGACGAACCATTTGTTGGTATTGATATGAATAGTGAAAAAGTGATTATTGATTTACTTAAAAAATTAAGAGATGAAGGCAAAACGATTGTTGTTGTTCACCATGACTTAAGTAAAGTAACAACTTATTTTGATGATTTAATTATTTTAAATCAAGAATTGATTAGTTATGGTCCTATTTCTAAATCATTTACAACTGCAAATATCAAAGCAGCCTATGGGGATTCTATGGGAGACTTAATGATCAAGGGGGTCAATGATTAA
- the secG gene encoding preprotein translocase subunit SecG has protein sequence MYDTFLIAELIVSVLLIIVIVMQPTKTNNAASAFTGGAEQLFGKQKARGFEAVLQRVTVVLGIAFFVIALLLAYLSVG, from the coding sequence GTGTACGATACATTTTTAATTGCTGAACTTATAGTATCAGTTCTACTTATCATTGTGATTGTGATGCAACCGACTAAAACAAATAATGCAGCTAGCGCGTTTACTGGTGGAGCAGAACAATTATTCGGCAAACAAAAAGCACGCGGTTTTGAAGCTGTTTTACAACGAGTAACCGTTGTTTTAGGAATTGCCTTTTTTGTAATAGCACTACTATTGGCTTATTTATCAGTTGGTTAA
- a CDS encoding mannose/fructose/sorbose PTS transporter subunit IIB, with the protein MVMDIRLVRIDDRLIHGQVATVWTKTLKINRILVISDEVAKDTLRKTLLKHAAPPGGTANVITIDKMIAIYQDPQFDVFKAMLLFTNPHDVKRVVEGGVKIPSVNIGGMSFSAGKKMITNAVAVNAKDIEDFNYLNKQGIELEIRKVVSDSKTHMMDLLKKKICCEFKNN; encoded by the coding sequence ATGGTAATGGATATTCGTTTAGTACGAATTGATGATCGTTTGATTCATGGTCAAGTGGCAACAGTTTGGACAAAAACGCTGAAAATTAATCGTATATTAGTGATAAGTGATGAAGTTGCAAAAGATACATTAAGAAAAACGCTATTAAAACATGCAGCACCTCCCGGTGGGACGGCTAATGTCATAACAATAGATAAGATGATTGCTATTTATCAAGATCCACAATTTGATGTTTTTAAAGCAATGTTATTATTCACAAATCCACATGATGTAAAAAGAGTTGTAGAAGGTGGGGTTAAAATTCCTTCTGTTAATATTGGAGGAATGAGTTTTTCTGCTGGAAAAAAAATGATTACAAATGCTGTTGCTGTAAACGCAAAAGATATTGAAGATTTTAATTATTTAAATAAACAAGGAATTGAATTAGAAATTAGAAAAGTTGTATCTGATAGCAAAACTCATATGATGGATCTTTTAAAAAAGAAAATATGCTGTGAATTCAAAAACAATTAA
- a CDS encoding DUF4145 domain-containing protein: MDSNYIFLKEAFPDLFKSIREMEIHPNNYSLQTREAISLLEKMLKQFVFKIEAFEKENYNKLYCAINEIPKRMELDSSIVDTMHRLRRKGNKAKHEDHIITKLELEDTLSDFFEFTKWWYDQKTGIKIQAPYVKEDGLTDYLKLKAVSIEDCEFNYTEIAECDSFFRT, translated from the coding sequence GTGGATTCAAATTATATCTTTTTAAAAGAGGCATTTCCTGACTTATTTAAAAGTATTAGAGAAATGGAGATACACCCAAATAACTATTCCTTACAAACTAGAGAGGCAATAAGCCTATTAGAAAAAATGCTTAAGCAATTTGTTTTTAAGATAGAAGCATTCGAAAAGGAAAATTACAATAAATTGTATTGCGCTATCAATGAAATTCCTAAGAGAATGGAGCTAGATTCGTCTATTGTAGATACGATGCATCGTTTAAGAAGAAAAGGGAACAAAGCTAAACATGAAGACCACATAATTACTAAGTTAGAATTAGAAGATACATTATCTGATTTTTTTGAATTTACAAAGTGGTGGTATGATCAAAAGACTGGTATCAAAATACAAGCTCCTTATGTTAAAGAAGATGGACTAACGGATTACCTTAAACTAAAAGCTGTTTCAATCGAAGATTGTGAATTTAATTATACTGAAATAGCAGAATGTGATTCATTTTTTAGAACATAA
- the eno gene encoding phosphopyruvate hydratase, with protein sequence MPFITDILAREVLDSRGNPTIEVEVYTESGAFGRGMVPSGASTGEHEAIELRDGDKNRYLGKGVTKAVDNVNNIISEAILGFDVRDQMAIDKTMIELDGTPNKEKLGANAILGVSIAVARAAADFLDLPLYQYLGGFNAKTLPTPMMNIINGGSHANNSIDFQEFMIMPVGAPTFKEALRMGAEVFHALAGILKEKGLATSVGDEGGFAPNLKSNEEGFEVIIEAIKKAGYKPGEDIVLAMDAASSEFYNKDKGVYDLADSGEGEKTADEMIKIYEDLVAKYPIISIEDGLDENDWEGTKKLTDVLGDKVQIVGDDIFVTNPEKLAKAIEMGVSNSILIKVNQIGTLTETFDAIEMAKKAGYTAVVSHRSGETEDSTIADIAVATNAGQIKTGSLSRTDRIAKYNQLLRIEDQLGDLAVYGGLKAFYNLKK encoded by the coding sequence ATGCCATTTATTACAGATATTTTAGCTCGCGAAGTACTAGATTCACGAGGAAACCCAACAATCGAAGTAGAAGTTTACACAGAAAGCGGAGCATTTGGCCGTGGAATGGTTCCTTCAGGCGCATCAACTGGTGAGCACGAAGCAATCGAATTACGTGATGGAGACAAAAATCGTTACCTTGGCAAAGGTGTTACTAAAGCCGTTGATAATGTAAATAACATTATTTCAGAAGCTATCTTAGGATTTGACGTACGCGATCAAATGGCAATCGATAAAACAATGATTGAATTAGATGGCACACCAAACAAAGAAAAATTGGGAGCAAATGCTATTTTAGGTGTTTCTATTGCCGTTGCACGCGCTGCTGCTGATTTCTTAGACCTTCCTTTATACCAATATTTAGGTGGATTTAATGCTAAAACATTGCCAACACCAATGATGAACATTATTAATGGTGGATCACATGCTAACAACAGTATTGACTTCCAAGAGTTCATGATTATGCCTGTGGGAGCGCCAACATTTAAAGAAGCTCTACGTATGGGAGCAGAAGTTTTCCATGCATTAGCTGGTATCTTAAAAGAAAAAGGTTTAGCAACTTCTGTTGGTGACGAGGGTGGATTTGCTCCTAACTTGAAATCAAACGAAGAAGGCTTTGAAGTTATTATCGAAGCAATCAAAAAAGCTGGCTACAAACCTGGTGAAGATATTGTTCTTGCTATGGATGCTGCTTCTTCAGAATTCTACAACAAAGACAAAGGTGTTTATGACTTAGCAGATTCAGGCGAAGGTGAAAAAACAGCTGACGAAATGATCAAAATTTATGAAGACTTAGTTGCTAAATACCCAATCATCTCTATTGAAGATGGCTTAGATGAAAATGACTGGGAAGGAACTAAGAAATTAACGGATGTTTTAGGCGATAAAGTTCAAATCGTTGGAGATGATATCTTTGTTACAAACCCTGAAAAATTAGCTAAAGCAATTGAGATGGGCGTTTCAAACTCAATCCTTATCAAAGTTAACCAAATCGGTACATTAACTGAAACATTTGATGCTATTGAAATGGCTAAAAAAGCTGGTTATACAGCAGTAGTTTCTCACCGTTCTGGTGAAACAGAAGATTCAACAATTGCTGATATCGCTGTTGCAACAAATGCTGGTCAAATTAAAACTGGATCACTTTCACGTACAGACCGTATTGCAAAATACAACCAATTGTTACGTATTGAAGATCAATTAGGCGACCTAGCTGTTTATGGTGGACTAAAAGCTTTCTACAACTTAAAAAAATAA